In Benincasa hispida cultivar B227 chromosome 8, ASM972705v1, whole genome shotgun sequence, the sequence ATGATAAATGAAATTTAGCCCCTTGAATTTAAAACTCCTCGGACAAAATTCCAGATTGGTTGCAACTTTTGACGAGGAAGAGCATTATCATCAAGTACCACACAAGACTATGATTTAATTTACCCCAAAAGCCAAAagccaaaaataataaataaaaataaataaaataaataaaaaaggagGAAGCTAGGGCTACATCAAAGATTATTCAATAAAGCAAGAAGATAGTGCTTTGGGACGATGTTGAAGTTGAAACTCTAATTCATGCATTGCCAAATGTCATtcttaaagagaaagaaaatgggaTCTCAATAATTGCATCTTTTCTTTTGCACCGTTGTTATCAATCTTATGTGGTTACTAATTAACTTTATAGTGAAAGACATGGTAACCCtaataaacttaaattaaaGTGAGTTTCATCCAACTCACCCAAAATATATAGGTTACAAATATCAATTCATATCCCTGAACTTTGGacgttgtatcaatttaaactttaaatttatcaatttaaaccctgaaatACTTTGCGggttgtattaattttaaacccaaataaataattgtttcaatttaaaccctaaactttgagaatttgtattaatttaaaccccaaattaataattgtattgaTTCAAATCTTgaacttttataagtatatcaatttaaattttgattttaataaccGTATAAACTTAAATcctccattatgttttattttgatacacttatgaaagtttagagtttaaattgatatatttatgaaaattcagaGTTTAAAATGATatccttatgaaaatttaaggtttaaattaatactatTAATTtgtggtttaaattgatataattcttaaagttcataatttaaattgatacaacccgaaagtttacattttaaattcatacaattcttaatttagggtttaaattgatataacccaACCTTTAGggacataaattgaaatttgttgTGGTTTGAATCCTTTATACTATATCGAACTACACAAATATTCTAATAAACTTTAAATGTACAAAACAAACCCTAGAAAAATGTAGATCGTTCGAtggatttagtttttgtttttgggatTAAGTATCAAACATTGTATGTTGGGAATTTGGAGGGGTGGAAAAAACTAAACCATAAAGTTGCAACCGTTGGATCATGTGGAATCTTTGAGGAGGTTGATgggtttgaaaattttgaaattggaaCGTTGAATTACAAGGTTCCTTAAAATAAAGAAGTTTCCTTCCCGACAAAAAGCGGATGAAAACTTAACTATATTTCTTTTTAGATtgaataaagaaaaatcaagaacTCAATTACTGTATTGGCCCCAATTTGATAgcctttgatttatttgttttgtttactttcttttaaacaaaaaatatatatatatatgttattgttgtaagaattaaaaaatgttGACGAGAGATCTAAAAAAAGCAACTTACCCGGCGCTTGAAGGGTAGGAACAGCCAGCAGCACCTGCCAAAAAGCAAGTGAAATGagaaacaaagaaagaagaaagatatttatttatttattaattaattattctaaatATGGAACATTTTAATTATTAGGGTATTAACAAATTAAGAAAAGCTTGGGTTTTGGGTCATGGGTTATGGGTTGCTTACTAGGGTCAGTAGTGGAGATAGTAGCAACACCAGCAAAATCACAAGAGCCTTGAGTTTGGCCTTTCTTCTGGAAATAGCTATTAACAGCATAAGAACAGTGAGCCCTGACTGTATTTGGTTGGAAACAAGCTGCATTCTGGCGAATGGGGCTGCAGTCAGCCCCTGCCCCACACGCGTAGTCCAACGCCTTCTGCAGCGTCGCGTCGCTAATCCCGTTCTTGCAAATGCACCATGTCCCACCTACTCCACCAAAATTATTTAGgtcaacaaaattaaattaaacataaaactttaaaaactttgattttcctttttttgtctAAATAAAATCTAAGTAATCTTTAAGATTCATTGAATGAAATCTTACTTGGTGGTAGCGCATTTCAAATAAAGCATTCAAAATCATGCAACACTGGTACAAATAACTTGTAATATACTGCATGCAGTATCGTATGCAAAATATTGGCAAAAATGTGCCTAACTCAActaatatgtatatttatattattagcTTCGAagttaaatgtttaattttttcactccacaaattataaaaaaaatgatcaaaGCATTGTGCATTGTGCATTGTGCACTCTTTacctaaaaaaatatcaatccTACCAAATGAATCTTACCTTCCCAACGAAgacatgtttgagagtgattctAAAAGAGTTAAATTCGttactttcaattttcaaaacaactctaaaacatgttttttgataattcaaaatcaattttgatgacATGAAGattatatttagaaatataaaattaaatattagattaattttGAGTGGTTAAAGGGACGTTTTGAAGTAATTTTGAACTcgacaaaaataattttaacaattttaaaattatcctCAAATAACAAACATTAAATACACTCTTTGTTATTCTCTCAAAAGTCGATGATATTCCACCAAGCAAAATTCCTTTCCATTCTTATTTGCTCTCTTCCCTTTGAAAAGTGTTAAATCGCTGATTAATTCAACGTGTGaaattcaatattaattagagaaaaaatCTTGCACTCGAAAAAAACACGAAAATCAAGAAAGAAGATGAAGGGAAGTTAAAGTAACTTACTTGAGAGGCCGGCCATGGCGGCCAAAAGGAGCAATGAGAGAGCCAGAGCAGCCATGGCAGAAAGAAAATGGAagctgaagaagaagattagtgAAGATCAAAAAGATGGAGAGCCTAAGATGATGAAGGCAAGTGGAAGGGGAAGTTTTTCTTCTGTCTTTGTTGGTGTAGAGACAAACAACTAAAATAGGACCAGATTTGAGAGTGGTAGAGAGCGgcggaaattaaaaaaatatagatatatgaatcttcattaaaattttaaaattaatgcatGTCTAATCATGAGAAAAACTTCAACGTCTCAAATATAGttcaataaaatattgttacgtacctattttatatttttttaaattatttttttatgataaaaaattaaaaaaatatatgaactaGATGCAGTCGAGactatatttaataataatttttcgaAAAGAGTGAGTGACAATAATGATAATGAATTGGgaccttttttttcccctttttttcctttagttttcttttgttttttgctTTAAAGCAATACTCCTTCAATTCATCCACTACTTTCCTCACCGCCACGTCCTTTTGCTTTTGCAAAtcccttttatttcttttttattttgtgtttaaAGGTATGGTCATGAATCTTATCTTCGTGTCTcgtctttttcttttctttttttttcactattttaaaaaatggctgCTCGCAAATACAACATTGTAGCCCAACTTAGTTGCACATGTagcaaaaatccaaaaatattttaaatacgGAAAAATTGATTCCAAACCAtggtaaaagaataaaaaacccTAATATCACTGCCTGCGTCTTCACGATCAGACGATCTTCAGTAGccattttctttcaattttctcCACGATCACACGATCAAACGTCTTCACGATTCACATCAGGCGATCGATGATTCAGGTTCGATTTCTTCCAATTTTATTCGAAAGTCCTAACATCTGACAATTGATATGTTTCCATTTTCGTTGAACATCCATCGGCGACGATCTTCCAAGTTCCTTGCAGCGCCCCCGTTTCCGTTTCTATTCCATCTGTTGTCGACAGGGAGAATCAGTCAATACTTGTCCAGATAACGTTGAAATCGGTCGCGCAATCTCATTGAAAAAGTATAGTTTCGTGACTATGTTTTTTAGTTGATTGATTGTTGTTAGTGTGCAACTTCATGTGTTTTTGATTGGGGTCCACCGATAGACTTAGAAGAATGTTTTCGTTTTCATTGGAATGTAAGCatgtgcctttttttttttttagtgttgaTCAAAAGGCTATCAGTGATAGGTTATTGATGTTGAATTTGTTTTCATTGGAATGTAAGTATTTAGTTTCATGTAGAGTATATCAGCTATAGGGTTTCTATTAGATTTGAAAAATGTTGAGCTTGTTTTCAATGGAATATAAGTAAACATTTAGTTTcatggcttttttttttctcctttttgtaTTGTTGATTACTATCCGTCTATTAGTGAAAGGTTAACGTGAAGGATTTGAGTTTGTTTTCATTAAAATGTTAGTAAAGGCTCAAttttatgacttttttttttattagagtcTATAAGTGATAGGTTTCTAGCACCGATAAACTTGAAGGATattgaaattattttcataaaaagtaagtaaatttgtagtttctttGTTGTTCTTTTGGTGGTATTGATGAGAGTATATCTTGAAGGATGTTGAAtcttttttcataaaaagtAAGCAACTTTATAATTTCATTGttgtattattgattttagtctattattgatatatCATGGATAAACATCAAGGATGTTGAATTATTTTCATGAAAAGTAAGAAAAAGTGtggtttcattattttttttagttaatagACTATTGCTAGTgtactttaaactttaaatgtgTTGTTGATTactatcaataataatttatcaccGATAA encodes:
- the LOC120083729 gene encoding PLASMODESMATA CALLOSE-BINDING PROTEIN 3-like isoform X2 yields the protein MAALALSLLLLAAMAGLSSGTWCICKNGISDATLQKALDYACGAGADCSPIRQNAACFQPNTVRAHCSYAVNSYFQKKGQTQGSCDFAGVATISTTDPSAAGCSYPSSAGGGGGNGGGVTPVTTTPTSPGTTTVPGMTSPVARPPPSMTPTTTNNPLPNTASPTGVLGGAGTGVNPTGAGTTTDESHGGFRLQSHIFFSLSVIIFFSFMLCWD
- the LOC120083729 gene encoding PLASMODESMATA CALLOSE-BINDING PROTEIN 3-like isoform X1; the protein is MAALALSLLLLAAMAGLSSGTWCICKNGISDATLQKALDYACGAGADCSPIRQNAACFQPNTVRAHCSYAVNSYFQKKGQTQGSCDFAGVATISTTDPSAAGCSYPSSAGCYFSGGGGNGGGVTPVTTTPTSPGTTTVPGMTSPVARPPPSMTPTTTNNPLPNTASPTGVLGGAGTGVNPTGAGTTTDESHGGFRLQSHIFFSLSVIIFFSFMLCWD